From the Argentina anserina chromosome 3, drPotAnse1.1, whole genome shotgun sequence genome, the window TGCAAACAATGGCGCCGTTCGTAACTAAAGTCGACTCTCAGCGCGAATCCTTTAAGCTTTCTTcagagctctctctctctctctctctctctctctctctctctctctcgtcttCGACGAAGCTCCGTCCCAATTTACAGgtaccttcttcttcctcttcttctagGGTTTCTTAATCTCGCTGCTTTCATCTTTCTTTTCACTACTTCGATTTTACTCAAACTTAACAATGCCAAGAAAGAATCCACATGTCAGAACCGCGGAATCCCGAAATCAAAGCTCTTAATCTTATTTACCGTATCCTAATAACCCGAATTCTAACAACcagtgtttcaattttgatgaaagttttattgttttttggttttttttatatgaaagTTATCTATGTTTTTGTTGCTTTGAATTCTTAGATATGAATCTCTGCTCAGTCTGTGATTGAGTTTTGTGGTTTTCAGGCGAGGAGAATCGATCAATGGGAGAGACGGGGAAGCGGCATCGTTCGCAGAGGGACCGTGATTACGATGGCGGGAACAATAATCAGAAGAGGCGTGTCAATGACAGAGAGGACCGGGGTGGCGGGGGCggcggtggaggaggaggcgaTGAGGTGGTGGTGTACAGGATTCTATGCCCGGTTGGGGTTATTGGGAGTGTGATAGGGAAGAGTGGGAAAGTGATCAATTCGATTAGGCAGGATAGTAGGGCTAAGGTGAAGGTTGTGGATCCATTTCCGGGGGCGAAAGATAGGGTTATAACTATTTATAGCTATGTTagggagaaggaggaggtTGATGTTGATGGGGAGTTCAGTAGCGACAGAGCGCCCTTGTGTGCTGCACAGGATGCTCTATTTAAGGTGCATTCGGCGATTTCCAACGCGTTGGCTGCTGCTGGGGAGTCGGATAAGAGGGGGAGGGATAAGGAAGAGTGTCAGATTCTTGTCCCAGCTAGCCAGTGTGCTAATGTGATAGGGAAGGCTGGGTCGACGATTAAGAAACTGAGGAGTAGGACGAGGACGAATATTAAGGTCACTACAAAAGATGCCTCTGATCCAACACATTCGTGTGCGATGAACTTTGACAACTTTGTCGTGGttagtatttttctttttaatcacAAAGTAAAGTTTTAGTTGTGCTGTTGCTTTTGATCAGAGAAACTTGACTTTTGCAATTATAGTAATTGATTTCGATTTTTTGCAATATTTGTTAATTGATTTCAATATTTTATCCTACTTGAGTTGAAGTTCTTTAGTAGGTGTGCTGCAATGGACATTATTTGTTAATGCATTGTTCATGCCCTTCATAGTTCTGAACATACTCCGTAGTATTACTGTGTTTAAGAGATAGTTGCTTCTGTGACAGATAACTGGAGAATCAGAAGCAGTGAAAAAAGCATTATTTGCAGTTTCTGCTATCATATACAAGTTCCCTGCACGAGAAGAGATTTATCTTGATACGACAGTACCAGAGGCCCATCCAAACATAATAATTCCATCAGATATGTCAATCTATCAACAGGGTGGATTATATAATCCTGCAGATCCTCTTATTCCTTCTAGATCACTGCCCCCACTCCTAAATGCTACACATGTTCCAGAGCTTCAGGGTTATGCAGATACAGGGAACGCGTGGCCCCTATATTCATCTGCTCTTCCTTTAGTATCTGGATTCGGTGTGGCATCACGGTCTGAGGACTTAGTTGTGAGAGTACTATGCCCTTCTGACAAGATTGGTCGTGTTATTGGAAAGGGTGGGTGTACAATTAAAAGCATAAGGCAGACAAGTGGTGCTCGAGTTGAGGTTGATGATACCAAGGATGATCGGGATGAGTGCATGATCACTGTTACTTCTACAGAGGTATTGGCCGTGCCACTTCTATTTTCactgaatatttttatttgccaAATGATCTATCTTTTTCACTCGAGAATTTCACAGTCCATGATCTAATTTTTTCACTTGAGGTATTGGCTTTACAATTTAATTTGAGGCTCAGGAGTACTGTCTTGGATAATATCTTTTCCCGATGTATGATATTGCTTACTGACTTGTGA encodes:
- the LOC126787780 gene encoding KH domain-containing protein At4g18375 — protein: MGETGKRHRSQRDRDYDGGNNNQKRRVNDREDRGGGGGGGGGGDEVVVYRILCPVGVIGSVIGKSGKVINSIRQDSRAKVKVVDPFPGAKDRVITIYSYVREKEEVDVDGEFSSDRAPLCAAQDALFKVHSAISNALAAAGESDKRGRDKEECQILVPASQCANVIGKAGSTIKKLRSRTRTNIKVTTKDASDPTHSCAMNFDNFVVITGESEAVKKALFAVSAIIYKFPAREEIYLDTTVPEAHPNIIIPSDMSIYQQGGLYNPADPLIPSRSLPPLLNATHVPELQGYADTGNAWPLYSSALPLVSGFGVASRSEDLVVRVLCPSDKIGRVIGKGGCTIKSIRQTSGARVEVDDTKDDRDECMITVTSTESLDDQKSMAVEAVLLLQGKINDEDVDNVSIRLLVPSKVIGCLIGKNGSIINEIRKRTNANICISKADKPKCADTNDEIVEVAGDPTSLRDALIQIVLRLRDDVLKDRDGGHNLAVGPESLFPGSTGLSLPSVLPSVPQIAPLGYDQRAESGLGMLSSSGLFGYGSLPMREDGYGSVSSYSSKLYGGLPPPSTLEMLIPANAAGKVIGKGGANMANIRKISGAMIEIPESKSSRGDRIAHISGTAEQKRTAENLIQAFIMAT